The sequence CACGCCAGCCCGGCCCCGGAGGGGCCGTCcacgccgggccacgccaGCCAGGGCCCCGAAGAGCCCGGTCTCGCCGGGAGACGCCACCCCCGGGACCGGGAGACGCAGCCACACCGGGCCTCGCCACACCAGGGCCCCGGAGAGCCCGGCCAACCCGGGCCTCGCCAGCTCGGCACGGAGAGCCAGGCcacgccgggccacgccaGCCCATGCCGCAGAGAGAACGGCCACGCCGGGCGACGCCACCCCCGGGCCCCGTAGACGCGGTCACCCCGGCCCTTGCCACACCCGGGCCACGGAGAGCCCGGTCACCCCGGGCCACGCCAGCCCGGCCCCGGAGAGGCCGTCcacgccgggccacgccaGCCAGGGCCGCGAAGAGCCCGGTCACGCCGGGAGACGCCACCCCCGGGACCGGAAAACGCGGCCACACCGGGCCTCGCCACACCCTGGCCCGGAGAGCCCGGCCAAGCCGGGCCTCGCCAGCCCGGCCCCGGAGAAGCCGGCCACGTCGCGCCACGCCAACCCAGGTCCCGGGAGAGCCCGGCCACGCCGGACCACGCCAGCCCATGCCGCAGAGAGAACTGCCACGACGAGCCACGACACCCCCGGGACCCGTAGAGCCCAGCcacgccgggccacgccaGCCTGGCCCCGGAAAAGCCGGCCACGCCGCGCCACGCCAACCCCGGCCCCGGAGAGCCCGGCCAGGCCGGGCCACCTCCGGCCCGGGCCCCGGAGAGCCCGGCCACGCCGAGCGACGCCACCGCCGGGACCCGTAGACGCGGCCACACTGGCCCTCGCCACACCCGGGCCCCGGAGANNNNNNNNNNNNNNNNNNNNNNNNNNNNNNNNNNNNNNNNNNNNNNNNNNNNNNNNNNNNNNNNNNNNNNNNNNNNNNNNNNNNNNNNNNNNNNNNNNNNNNNNNNNNNNNNNNNNNNNNNNNNNNNNNNNNNNNNNNNNNNNNNNNNNNNNNNNNNNNNNNNNNNNNNNNNNNNNNNNNNNNNNNNNNNNNNNNNNNNNNNNNNNNNNNNNNNNNNNNNNNNNNNNNNNNNNNNNNNNNNNNNNNNNNNNNNNNNNNNNNNNNNNNNNNNNNNNNNNNNNNNNNNNNNNNNNNNNNNNNNNNNNNNNNNNNNNNNNNNNNNNNNNNNNNNNNNNNNNNNNNNNNNNNNNNNNNNNNNNNNNNNNNNNNNNNNNNN is a genomic window of Vespula pensylvanica isolate Volc-1 unplaced genomic scaffold, ASM1446617v1 scaffold0025, whole genome shotgun sequence containing:
- the LOC122637389 gene encoding spidroin-2-like; its protein translation is MGWRGPAWPGSPGTWVGVARRGRLLRGRAGEARLGRALRARVWRGPVWPRFPVPGVASPGVTGLFAALAGVARRGRPLRGRAGVARGDRALRGPGVARAGVTASTGPGGGVARRGRSLCGMGWRGPAWPGSPCRAGEARVGRALRGPGVARPGVAASPGPGGGVSRRDRALRGPGWRGPAWTAPPGPGWRGPAWPGSPWPGGGVARRGRLSGARAGVARRGWALRGPGVAWTGAAASPGPGLASPGVAGLSGARGWRGPTWPPFRGPGWRGPA